One genomic window of Arachis stenosperma cultivar V10309 chromosome 10, arast.V10309.gnm1.PFL2, whole genome shotgun sequence includes the following:
- the LOC130956509 gene encoding uncharacterized protein LOC130956509 — MMSTIRCPCPHAPTTIITPFTSLTNSFQSHSHSLTPMEGITVSVYKSFKDFQKRRRYRKLHGSARRSKSEQLGSRRRTRFWGWRVKVAPKIRIRRFPSPKKMLLWLRDAYVRMMLGFANSRVMTMNASATGFGGPYSVALGGLGPAHPKEYDEKVIVQIYKSLVAAGNSASVCNIGV, encoded by the coding sequence ATGATGTCTACTATACGGTGTCCCTGTCCACATGCACCTACCACCATTATTACTCCCTTCACTTCCTTAACTAATTCATTTCAATCTCATTCTCATTCTCTAACTCCAATGGAAGGCATCACAGTGAGCGTCTACAAGAGCTTCAAGGATTTCCAAAAGAGGAGACGCTACCGCAAGCTCCATGGCTCGGCTCGCAGATCAAAGTCTGAGCAACTCGGGTCACGGCGTCGGACCCGATTCTGGGGATGGCGGGTCAAGGTTGCGCCCAAGATCCGAATCCGAAGATTCCCTTCGCCAAAGAAGATGTTGCTGTGGCTGAGGGATGCTTATGTCAGGATGATGCTCGGCTTCGCCAACTCCCGTGTCATGACCATGAATGCCTCCGCGACGGGCTTCGGTGGGCCGTACTCTGTAGCTCTTGGTGGGCTTGGGCCGGCCCATCCCAAAGAGTACGACGAGAAGGTGATAGTTCAGATCTACAAGTCACTAGTCGCTGCTGGAAACTCCGCCAGTGTATGCAATATTGGCGTCTAG